In Vanacampus margaritifer isolate UIUO_Vmar chromosome 18, RoL_Vmar_1.0, whole genome shotgun sequence, a genomic segment contains:
- the LOC144038627 gene encoding DNA-directed RNA polymerase III subunit RPC4-like isoform X1, whose translation METKNAEEVPCCSGINSGASSLSLPASRGLHGLGLGCLSSPVTARRLPSLRNRDLTLGGAQKKTKKTFEPNVNVVRKSKDEIKEAIQVTPKRERKQRDDRRRENRGRRKEKPQTIQSHSIFEQGPAHTLRKTGWFAAPEVCDATAFPKCKPIKKERQESDDEDELLRILQRDDFICDPSLKNDAKLNPIQLPLCLSSTSSQEKPLRLGSPSSGPQVRTARNGKQPSLVEILQGLCLSGKEELFFMQLPDCMPVRAQKADSNPEARIEKVAKDKKPQLGKSQESLSVKCSPVLSEFSEGFLGKLQIRKSGKVELKLGDIVMDITNGAALSFLQQLVSVNLSDGKTGDMMVLGNIQHKLVLSPNFQTLLEQSTQQQQGS comes from the exons ATGGAAACGAAGAATGCAGAAGAGGTCCCCTGTTGTTCTGGCATTAACAGTGGGGCTAGTAGTTTGAGCCTTCCTGCGAGTAGAGGACTGCACGGCCTCGGTCTCGGATGCCTCTCTTCCCCAGTCACCGCTCGAAGACTGCCGTCTCTCCGAAATCGGGATCTGACACTAGGGGGTGCCCAGAAGAAAACAAAG AAAACCTTTGAGCCAAACGTCAATGTTGTGAGGAAAAGCAAAGATGA AATAAAGGAAGCGATTCAAGTGACGCCGAAAAGAGAGCGTAAACAGAGGGATGATAGAAGAAGAGAGAACAGAGGCAGGAGGAAAGAGAAGCCACAGACTATTCAGTCTCACTCCATCTTTGAACAGGGCCCCGCTCACACCCTGCGAAAAACAG GCTGGTTTGCTGCTCCAGAAGTGTGTGACGCCACCGCATTTCCTAAATGTAAACCTATAAAGAAAGAGCGGCAAGAGTCTGACGATGAAGATGAGCTACTCAGAATACTGCAGAGAGATGAT TTCATATGTGATCCGAGTTTAAAGAATGACGCCAAGCTGAACCCAATCCAGTTACCTTTGTGTCTGTCAAGCACAT CAAGTCAAGAGAAGCCTCTTCGTCTCGGATCACCATCTAGTGGACCTCAGGTTAGAACAGCCCGGAACGGAAAGCAGCCATCTTTGGTGGAAATACTGCAAGGTCTCTGCCTGTCTGGCAAGGAGGAGCTCTTCTTCATGCAGTTACCTGACTGTATGCCTGTGAGGGCACAAAAAGCAGACTCCAATCCTGAAGCAAGAATCGAGAAAGTTGCCAAGGACAAAAAGCCTCAGCTTGGGAAATCACAA GAGTCCCTTTCGGTGAAGTGCTCACCTGTGCTGTCAGAATTCTCAGAGGGATTTCTGGGTAAGCTCCAGATACGAAAGTCTGGAAAGGTGGAGCTGAAGCTCGGTGATATTGTCATGGACATCACTAATGGAGCTGCTTTGTCATTCCTCCAG cAACTGGTGTCTGTGAATCTCTCCGACGGTAAGACTGGAGACATGATGGTGTTAGGAAACATCCAACATAAATTGGTCTTATCTCCAAACTTTCAAACTTTATTGGAACAATCAACACAACAGCAACAAGGATCGTGA
- the LOC144038627 gene encoding DNA-directed RNA polymerase III subunit RPC4-like isoform X2 — protein sequence METKNAEEVPCCSGINSGASSLSLPASRGLHGLGLGCLSSPVTARRLPSLRNRDLTLGGAQKKTKKTFEPNVNVVRKSKDEIKEAIQVTPKRERKQRDDRRRENRGRRKEKPQTIQSHSIFEQGPAHTLRKTGWFAAPEVCDATAFPKCKPIKKERQESDDEDELLRILQRDDFICDPSLKNDAKLNPIQLPLCLSSTSSQEKPLRLGSPSSGPQVRTARNGKQPSLVEILQGLCLSGKEELFFMQLPDCMPVRAQKADSNPEARIEKVAKDKKPQLGKSQESLSVKCSPVLSEFSEGFLGKLQIRKSGKVELKLGDIVMDITNGAALSFLQNCSIGNHEVRTLTPITQLYTNIYRAL from the exons ATGGAAACGAAGAATGCAGAAGAGGTCCCCTGTTGTTCTGGCATTAACAGTGGGGCTAGTAGTTTGAGCCTTCCTGCGAGTAGAGGACTGCACGGCCTCGGTCTCGGATGCCTCTCTTCCCCAGTCACCGCTCGAAGACTGCCGTCTCTCCGAAATCGGGATCTGACACTAGGGGGTGCCCAGAAGAAAACAAAG AAAACCTTTGAGCCAAACGTCAATGTTGTGAGGAAAAGCAAAGATGA AATAAAGGAAGCGATTCAAGTGACGCCGAAAAGAGAGCGTAAACAGAGGGATGATAGAAGAAGAGAGAACAGAGGCAGGAGGAAAGAGAAGCCACAGACTATTCAGTCTCACTCCATCTTTGAACAGGGCCCCGCTCACACCCTGCGAAAAACAG GCTGGTTTGCTGCTCCAGAAGTGTGTGACGCCACCGCATTTCCTAAATGTAAACCTATAAAGAAAGAGCGGCAAGAGTCTGACGATGAAGATGAGCTACTCAGAATACTGCAGAGAGATGAT TTCATATGTGATCCGAGTTTAAAGAATGACGCCAAGCTGAACCCAATCCAGTTACCTTTGTGTCTGTCAAGCACAT CAAGTCAAGAGAAGCCTCTTCGTCTCGGATCACCATCTAGTGGACCTCAGGTTAGAACAGCCCGGAACGGAAAGCAGCCATCTTTGGTGGAAATACTGCAAGGTCTCTGCCTGTCTGGCAAGGAGGAGCTCTTCTTCATGCAGTTACCTGACTGTATGCCTGTGAGGGCACAAAAAGCAGACTCCAATCCTGAAGCAAGAATCGAGAAAGTTGCCAAGGACAAAAAGCCTCAGCTTGGGAAATCACAA GAGTCCCTTTCGGTGAAGTGCTCACCTGTGCTGTCAGAATTCTCAGAGGGATTTCTGGGTAAGCTCCAGATACGAAAGTCTGGAAAGGTGGAGCTGAAGCTCGGTGATATTGTCATGGACATCACTAATGGAGCTGCTTTGTCATTCCTCCAG AATTGCTCCATTGGAAATCATGAAGTGAGGACGCTGACACCCATCACTCAACTTTATACAaacatttatagagcactttaa
- the LOC144038872 gene encoding cerebellar degeneration-related protein 2-like, translated as MLSSGTMDEFVTEEEEPWYDQRDLEQDLHLAAELGKTLLERNKELEDSLQQMYITNEEQVQEIEYLSKQLEVLRDMNEQHAKVYEQLDGTARELEHTNQTLVIDSKTSQQKIERLTGTIETLQNQVESLSGQVEQLRSVEQLRVKREKRERRKTIHSFPCLRELCTAPRYEDEFVVGRAESFTLELKSQPFEEENKHLREAVSALRAAIRTERGRREGVEKECNLLLADFSRLQTRVQDAESCQARVRELEVELQELQQLRHTRTFLLGNEDDGVTLTQTVLNSTPETDTFLEGEVGETGGGVREETEGGTGVDGEALPESNPVRKSCSDTALNAIVARDASGRRRGSYALHANSVRKRGMSILREVDEQYHALLEKYEELLGKCRRHEENLCHAGVQTSRPVSRDPSMKDCAMGHAPAPPPSPTQSPSTPEAIEMIGKQVEAVDKRLGQNAPEYKALFKEIFSRIQKTKMDIKASKSAKSSKSSKSGKSSK; from the exons ATGCTAAGCTCAGGCACAATGGACGAATtcgttacggaggaggaagagccTTGGTACGACCAACGGGACTTGGAGCAGG ACCTCCACCTGGCTGCAGAGCTGGGAAAAACCTTGCTGGAGAGGAACAAGGAGTTGGAGGATTCCCTGCAGCAGATGTACATAACCAATGAAGAACAAGTGCAAGAAATTGAG TACCTGTCAAAACAGCTGGAAGTCCTTCGAGACATGAATGAACAGCACGCCAAAGTGTACGAGCAGCTGGATGGTACTGCAAGAGAACTTGAGCACACCAATCAAACACTCGTGATTGACAGCAAGACCTCACAGCAAAAGATCGAAAG GTTAACAGGGACCATTGAGACGTTGCAGAATCAGGTGGAGTCCCTTTCAGGACAGGTGGAGCAGTTGCGCTCAGTGGAACAGCTCAGAGTGAAAAGGGAGAAGAGGGAACGACGCAAGACCATCCACTCCTTTCCTTGTCTGAGGGAACTTTGCACAGCACCCAG ATACGAGGATGAGTTTGTAGTGGGAAGGGCTGAAAGCTTTACTTTGGAGCTGAAGAGTCAACCATTTGAAGAGGAGAACAAGCACCTGAGAGAGGCGGTGTCAGCTCTGCGAGCGGCTATTCGGACAGAGCGGGGTCGCCGAGAGGGTGTAGAGAAGGAGTGCAACCTGCTCCTTGCAGACTTCTCGCGCCTGCAAACACGTGTGCAG GATGCCGAGAGTTGCCAGGCAAGGGTACGGGAATTGGAGGTGGAGCTGCAGGAGCTACAACAGCTACGCCACACTCGGACTTTCCTTCTTGGAAACGAGGATGATGGCGTTACCCTGACCCAAACTGTCCTCAACAGTACGCCGGAGACCGACACCTTCTTGGAGGGAGAGGTCGGTGAGACAGGAGGAGGTGTTAGGGAGGAAACGGAGGGCGGCACCGGTGTGGACGGGGAGGCTCTCCCCGAGTCGAACCCCGTGAGGAAAAGCTGTAGCGACACAGCACTCAACGCCATAGTCGCCCGGGATGCGTCTGGTCGCAGGAGAGGAAGCTACGCACTTCACGCCAACAGCGTGAGGAAGAGAGGGATGTCCATCCTCAGGGAGGTGGATGAGCAGTACCACGCATTACTGGAAAAATACGAGGAGCTGCTGGGAAAATGCAGACGCCACGAGGAAAACCTTTGCCACGCCGGCGTCCAGACGTCCCGACCCGTTTCCCGAGATCCTTCCATGAAAGACTGCGCTATGGGCCACGCCCCTGCACCTCCGCCCAGCCCTACCCAGTCCCCCTCCACACCAGAAGCCATCGAGATGATTGGCAAGCAAGTGGAGGCGGTGGATAAGCGTCTGGGGCAAAACGCTCCAGAGTATAAGGCTCTCTTCAAGGAGATATTCTCTCGTATCCAGAAAACCAAGATGGATATTAAAGCTTCCAAAtctgcaaaatccagcaaatCAAGCAAATCAGGCAAATCTAGTAAATAG